A DNA window from Mycosarcoma maydis chromosome 12, whole genome shotgun sequence contains the following coding sequences:
- a CDS encoding uncharacterized protein (related to Versicolorin B synthase), whose translation MASSSSATSYKHLWRMLLLVGLATIASVHAVAVKHLTSDYIIVGGGISGLVVASRLSEDPSITVTVIEAGDDPRGSTNVSVPGFVTRLSGGQYDWNLTTTPQQHAKQRSIVYQQGFGLGGGSSVNFMAYSRGAPSVFDQWASQLNDTAWSWSNMVRYFDKSVHFNPLDTDVAVSPYDASVYVNTTGPVQVSYPHNQERFASYFVAAFQNSTNGGPSFPLIDFNAGSSIGVAYHTMTIDPSNSTRSSAATAHMPFLESRKNVRILTRTRADKIRIRSKMRIADGVWVTDLVSKNKVLLKARREVILAAGAVQTPKLLMLSGIGPARHLAKHGIKTILNSPAVGSHAIDHVFPVFTYRVRDNITTTAQWLNETYLEELQNDYRRNKGELTSDLGGSQAAERVPDHLLEAWNATYHQQLPKDQNHLQYLFNTALFANPSNTENLVTVIPVLTTPESRGSVRLNSSCPEELPLVNPNYLSSTADLNILRWGFKRLRAAMLSDSLASILVDENSPGLDIQTDDQIDEAIYQSLATIHHICGTARMASTREQGVVDTNLNVFNVDGLRIVDASVFPEIPTTQIQSAVYAVAERAAHLIRSSHYHH comes from the exons ATGGCTTCAAGCAGCTCTGCGACTTCTTACAAGCATCTTTGGCGCATGCTGTTGCTCGTGGGACTTGCCACGATTGCCAGTGTGCACGCAGTAGCGGTGAAGCACCTGACGTCGGATTACATTATCGTCGGAGGCGGGATTTCTGGACTGGTAGTCGCCTCGCGACTTTCAGAGGATCCAAGCATCACTGTGACGGTGATTGAAGCTGGCGATGATCCCAGGGGCTCTACCAACGTCAGCGTCCCTGGTTTCGTGACCAGACTGAGCGGAGGCCAATACGATTGGAACCTTACCACCACTCCCCAGCAACATGCGAagcagcgcagcatcgTATACCAGCAAGGTTTTGGCCTGGGTGGTGGAAGCAGTGTCAACTTCATGGCCTACTCGCGTGGTGCTCCATCCGTCTTCGATCAGTGGGCTTCTCAGCTCAATGACACGGCTTGGTCCTGGTCGAACATGGTCAGATACTTTGATAAGTCGGTGCACTTCAACCCGCTAGACACCGACGTTGCTGTTTCTCCATATGATGCAAGCGTTTACGTCAACACGACGGGGCCCGTACAAGTCTCGTATCCGCACAATCAAGAGAGATTTGCAAGCTACTTTGTCGCCGCTTTCCAGAATAGCACAAACGGTGGACCTTCATTTCCGCTGATCGATTTCAATGCAGGAAGCTCAATCGGTGTCGCCTATCATACAATGACGATTGATCCtagcaacagcaccagATCTTCGGCTGCAACAGCCCACATGCCCTTCCTCGAGAGCCGCAAGAATGTCCGTATCCTTACACGAACACGGGCCGACAAGATTCGCATTCGCTCCAAAATGCGAATCGCCGACGGTGTCTGGGTAACCGACCTTGTTTCCA AGAACAAGGTCTTGTTGAAAGCTCGGCGAGAAGTAATCTTGGCAGCCGGGGCGGTACAGACACCGAAATTGCTCATGCTATCTGGTATTGGACCAGCTCGGCACCTGGCAAAGCACGGAATCAAAACTATCTTGAACTCGCCCGCCGTAGGATCGCATGCAATTGATCACGTCTTTCCCGTATTTACCTACCGGGTTAGAGATAacatcaccaccactgcTCAGTGGCTGAACGAAACCTACCTTGAAGAGCTGCAGAATGACTACAGGCGCAACAAAGGCGAGCTCACTTCGGATCTGGGCGGCTCACAAGCTGCCGAGCGAGTGCCCGACCACTTGCTCGAAGCCTGGAATGCTACGTACCACCAGCAATTGCCGAAAGACCAAAACCACTTGCAGTACCTGTTTAACACTGCGCTATTTGCTAACCCATCCAATACCGAAAAT cttgtgactgtgatCCCTGTGTTAACCACGCCCGAGTCACGAGGAAGCGTTCGACTCAATTCAAGCTGTCCCGAAGAGCTTCCTCTGGTGAACCCAAACTATCTGTCGTCCACTGCGGATCTCAACATCTTGCGATGGGGCTTCAAGAGGCTGCGTGCAGCCATGCTTTCCGACTCACTAGCCAGCATTCTCGTGGATGAAAATTCGCCTGGTCTCGACATCCAGACCGACGACCAAATTGATGAGGCCATTTATCAATCCTTGGCTACCATCCACCACATTTGCGGTACTGCACGCATGGCAAGCACACGCGAGCAGGGCGTGGTCGACACAAACCTCAACGTGTTCAACGTTGATGGACTGCGCATTGTCGATGCTAGCGTGTTCCCCGAAATCCCCACCACGCAGATTCAGTCCGCTGTCTATGCGGTTGCTGAACGCGCTGCGCATCTCATTCGCTCTTCTCATTATCATCATTGA
- a CDS encoding uncharacterized protein (related to Ascorbate oxidase precursor): MQRYISPLFTALLVLSSTWMVFAKTVQHDWTISPLYEAPEDGHYRMTFGINGHTPGPVLELDQGDDVEISIHNSLPVDITIHWHGILQIGSPEMDGVPGVTQWAIPPLGDYTYKFTPTNQTGLHWYHAHLRGYLDDGVKGLLYIRPSAQRPRPFQLIDPSGDQVAAMQQAEDSPRNLALYDWKHVQEDEALAMFFASGRPTTCVDSVLFNGKGSIYCASAETLNQAAGGRFDAMPFFESKLDARGCLVIPGSGIYSAHTITSPMGCSNSTGQLEIVPTHSEWTLINLANVGGEWTWVFSIDAHDLWVISADGDYIVPEKVQALPVSIGQRYGVMVRTDKPDGGDYYIRANSAGFAQVMGGVGILRYQDAPHQKRRTTEQTSVSVADPWRDMSRSHVKYNATPAEGTSTYDPIKSMPFIADAPPSKVDRTLIFHANQSEPTVFSIASRPLRMVEELNLPVLFSNSSQYTGTRDPDWLIRIAKGDVVDVILQNAQNALFPAPAEPPHPIHLHGHKFWVLGSNEYDDWQFQSAAEAMAHGVQLNLDNPPKRDTFLLPTAGWLVLRFVADNPGAWMLHCHRMGVVFLEGEDEIAAIPDRFQKRPTAHVAHQGWQTDARTKRSLDDSARHPALFV; encoded by the exons ATGCAGCGTTACATATCACCACTTTTCACAGCGCTTTTAGTGCTTTCTAGCACTTGGATGGTGTTTGCAAAGACGGTACAGCATGACTGGACCATTTCACCGCTATACGAGGCACCAG AAGATGGTCATTATCGAATGACGTTTGGCATCAATGGACATACGCCTGGCCCAGTGCTGGAATTGGACCAAG GtgacgatgtcgagatTTCAATCCACAACAGCCTGCCAGTGGATATCACGATACACTGGCACGGAATCTTGCAGATCGGTAGTCCGGAAATGGACGGTGTTCCGGGAGTAACGCAATGGGCGATTCCTCCGTTGGGCGACTACACGTACAAGTTTACACCGACGAATCAAACAGGTCTACACTGGTACCACGCTCATCTGCGCGGCTACCTGGATGATGGGGTGAAAGGGCTGCTGTACATCCGACCATCGGCGCAGCGTCCACGACCGTTCCAGCTGATCGATCCAAGTGGAGACCAAGTGGCCGCTATGCAACAAGCCGAAGACTCGCCTCGAAACTTGGCATTGTACGATTGGAAACACGTGcaagaggacgaggcgctGGCAATGTTCTTTGCGAGCGGTCGTCCAACCACGTGCGTCGACAGTGTGCTGTTCAACGGCAAAGGTAGCATCTATTGTGCTAGCGCCGAGACGCTGAATCAAGCTGCGGGCGGTCGGTTCGACGCTATGCCCTTCTTCGAGAGCAAGTTGGATGCGCGTGGATGCCTTGTGATCCCAGGCTCGGGCATTTACAGTGCTCACACCATCACGTCGCCCATGGgatgcagcaacagcactggccagctcgagatcgTTCCGACACATTCAGAGTGGACCTTGATCAACCTTGCCAATGTGGGAGGCGAGTGGACGTGGGTTttcagcatcgacgctcaCGATCTGTGGGTGATTTCAGCGGATGGAGACTACATTGTTCCGGAAAAAGTGCAGGCATTGCCCGTCAGCATCGGTCAGAGGTACGGAGTCATGGTCAGGACAGACAAGCCGGACGGAGGCGACTACTACATTCGAGCGAATAGCGCTGGATTCGCCCAGGTGATGGGAGGCGTTGGAATTTTGCGATACCAAGATGCGCCGCACCAGAAGCGACGAACGACGGAGCAGACCAGCGTCTCGGTCGCGGATCCATGGCGCGACATGAGCCGATCGCACGTCAAGTACAACGCTACACCTGCTGAGGGTACCAGCACATACGATCCCATCAAGTCGATGCCATTCATCGCCGACGCGCCACCGTCCAAGGTCGACAGGACATTGATCTTCCACGCTAACCAGAGCGAGCCAACCGTGTTTTCGATCGCATCGCGCCCGCTTCGAATGGTAGAAGAGTTGAATTTGCCCGTCTTGTTTTCCAACTCGTCCCAGTACACTGGTACGCGCGATCCAGATTGGCTGATCCGCATCGCCAAGGGAGACGTGGTGGATGTGATTCTGCAAAATGCACAGAACGCTCTGTTTCCAGCGCCCGCCGAACCACCGCATCCGATCCATCTGCACGGTCACAAGTTCTGGGTATTGGGATCCAACGAGTATGACGATTGGCAATTCCAAAGTGCCGCCGAAGCTATGGCGCATGGTGTGCAGCTCAACCTCGATAACCCGCCCAAGCGCGATACGTTTTTGCTGCCTACGGCGGGATGGTTGGTATTGCGCTTTGTAGCTGACAATCCTGGTGCTTGGATGCTGCACTGTCACA GAATGGGAGTTGTCTTCCTAGAGGGGGAAGACGAGATCGCGGCTATCCCCGATCGATTCCAGAAGCGACCGACCGCACATGTTGCTCACCAAGGATGGCAGACAGATGCGCGGACCAAGCGCTCCTTGGACGACTCAGCTCGTCACCCGGCTCTTTTCGTGTAG
- a CDS encoding uncharacterized protein (related to Polyketide synthase), with translation MSSQSFAIVGHSCRFPGGADSPSAFWSLLMAGAQAIDEIPERCFDIKQFYTESQERGRDYRRMGVRNAAVIDDADTFDAAFFGMSKREARVMDPQQRKLLEVAHEAVEASGYCNTSHLVSNAPETFGVYVAAATDDYIANLECQEVDVFYSPATLRAFMAGRISHHFGWSGPSIVVDTACSSSLVALHMACRAIQTGDCRAALVAGVNIISSPLTMLGLWRGHFLSPDGKCKTYDASADGYGRAEGVAAFVVKKLQDAVHDQDCIEAVICGTALNQSGLAVSITHPHVETQHALFKKLHQDTRISPDQVGYVEMHGTGTKAGDRCEMASVTSLYGSTSNQPAASGVTAGRRVPLMVGSVKANVGHAEAAAGFAGLCKLLGMLKHFQIPPQVSLKTLNPELRALVETHKVQIPTSATEWPRPPNGAPRVALLNSFGAAGSNASAILMEHVTVPPSSSTLRARENAHADSLFCLSARTSHGMHKLICDYLVWIRASRNACNDELGSRLCYSTCARRIHHPHYRLAFSVPGANLDMIEGKLASALDRFDAGEKLERIGKASAPVVGLLSTHLDISSFARQRLWSDKLFKRFWDETVQALPTSQTQYISDLLCSSSRREKKALSLVRNIATLKTWSAWSVDNLRIAAPTHESQLAWKVYTGAIPLQDALEQSMNIEASVSDLALAPLYKLKTAEIDTDLQISRPKSIVILTDNKVGLIAKLDTQEALDQAFDQLESMSMWEILAALYTYGAQIDFEQLLAIAGQQVSPLSDLPLHSFAKDRYWVSYQAKVAQAALQKQQIQTNGASAETLVAAAASAHGQASPSTETAKKRYQVEACQIHSVREQGISAYVLPVREVKDEILGHKVAGVGMCPASVYHEMMLASAEKHLNACSETAHSNPNILELADVHYSAPLRYDEANPGSIICQLKRITELENDRGMVYSVTILSSCLSCSGKNQVTSHASASLAVKPMGADSTIDVARIVTPSPPVLSTAQKDLYATFADRVVDYSDLYQTIASLRTTKDATNGEATLTDQAKERIHKQMWSGEYVLSPILQDTLLHACGYMAHTSPQYQSNVVFIAQSVGKVRYLDMASKHDSVQQIAVELQWDARTSSFLASAQALSLNGRVIVSVDKIRFKKLSKRSFFSVLNGSTCISAAHVAPMPAEAVCRSAAERNSSDTNTSDTIASPHAKKVSGRPTNMLPKIISTIALATGINENSIDPKSTLEELGVDSLLFIELISYLNKSVGKQFAARFEEIGIDSGLTIADLAQLASSDDGLGAKDRDTDVVQSASPTPLVEAFDSSSAAAMEYPGIPQKEVVTQNSKAAEVQAAEVLARILGTSTAGLADQHGATLEELGLDSLGILELVQALRTEFGTAQLDVDLISNDVTFQEYLSAVCPPKPEKAAQESIRDADISVKATAHAQTSTLRPVVEGGKKAITLDQNHKPTVPISTAADSWHSISSTDAQFLRKALRMEQNPVRIRVGNSSGAAPLFLCADGSGIATTTCSLPADQTRDIWILHHERMWDPSAGSLDIVEHASMLADRIDSVYRDGGLIMGGWSFGGVLAWEVGYQLKDRSGSERVLGTVAIDSPCPLDHTPLDATIIASLMPQTRSTPNGVDDRSHSDKVDRLSGLTRQLIKASFLRSGAAMVGYAKRAKLDANTALGSVLESNKSTNGTATLDLCLLRSRESYWTCNLSESDFERHGWLLKRNCYGGEQQNYATLGWDHIGQLTMCCEIAGNHFTPFAKRNVASLSTELEKVCSFLAGP, from the coding sequence ATGTCAAGTCAAAGTTTTGCTATCGTCGGTCACTCTTGCCGCTTTCCCGGAGGAGCTGATTCTCCGTCGGCATTTTGGAGCCTCTTGATGGCGGGAGCTCAagcgatcgacgagatccCGGAACGGTGCTTTGACATCAAACAGTTCTACACCGAGTCCCAAGAGCGCGGCCGGGATTATCGACGCATGGGTGTACGCAATGCAGCCGTGATAGACGATGCAGATACGTTCGATGCTGCGTTTTTCGGCATgagcaagcgtgaagctcgCGTAATGGACCCCCAGCAACGCAAGCTACTAGAAGTGGCGCATGAAGCTGTTGAAGCTTCGGGCTACTGCAACACGTCTCATCTAGTCAGCAATGCGCCAGAGACTTTTGGTGTATATGTGGCTGCAGCTACCGACGATTACATTGCCAATCTCGAGTGTCAAGAGGTTGACGTCTTCTATTCGCCTGCCACGTTGCGCGCCTTTATGGCTGGTCGGATTTCGCACCATTTCGGCTGGTCGGGTCCCAGCATCGTGGTGGATACTGCGTGCTCTTCGTCGCTCGTAGCTCTTCACATGGCTTGTCGCGCTATTCAGACGGGCGActgtcgagctgctctggTGGCCGGAGTCAACATTATTTCAAGTCCGCTCACCATGCTGGGACTTTGGAGGGGCCACTTTCTCAGCCCAGACGGAAAGTGCAAGACCTACGATGCATCAGCAGATGGCTACGGTAGGGCGGAAGGCGTTGCCGCTTTCGTTGTCAAGAAGCTCCAAGACGCTGTCCATGATCAAGACTGCATCGAGGCAGTCATTTGTGGAACAGCTCTCAACCAATCTGGACTTGCCGTATCTATCACACATCCGCACGTTGAAACCCAGCACGCACTCTTTAAAAAGCTCCACCAGGATACGCGCATCTCCCCGGATCAGGTCGGCTACGTCGAGATGCACGGAACAGGAACCAAAGCTGGCGATCGTTGCGAGATGGCCAGTGTGACCAGCTTATACGGTTCTACGAGCAACCAGCCAGCTGCCTCGGGCGTCACTGCGGGACGTCGCGTGCCGTTGATGGTCGGCAGTGTCAAGGCAAACGTCGGTCACGCTGAAGCGGCAGCGGGCTTTGCTGGACTTTGCAAGCTTCTGGGTATGCTCAAGCACTTTCAGATTCCTCCCCAGGTTAGTCTCAAGACTTTGAACCCGGAACTGCGAGCACTGGTCGAAACTCACAAGGTGCAAATCCCTACAAGTGCGACCGAATGGCCTCGACCTCCAAACGGAGCCCCACGAGTCGCGCTACTCAACTCTTTtggagctgctggctcCAATGCTAGCGCAATCCTGATGGAGCACGTTACTGTCCCGCCTTCGTCTTCGACTCTTAGAGCCAGAGAAAATGCGCATGCAGATTCGCTGTTCTGCCTGTCTGCCCGCACGTCCCATGGTATGCACAAGCTGATTTGCGACTATCTTGTCTGGATCCGTGCCTCTAGAAATGCTTGCAACGATGAACTGGGATCCAGGCTATGCTACTCGACTTGCGCGAGGCGCATTCACCACCCGCACTACCGATTGGCTTTCTCGGTTCCCGGCGCCAATTTGGACATGATCGAAGGCAAGCTTGCTTCAGCCTTGGATCGGTTCGATGCGGGCGAAAAGCTCGAGCGAATCGGTAAAGCGTCAGCACCCGTGGTCGGTCTCCTCTCCACACACCTGGACATTTCCAGCTTTGCCCGCCAGAGGCTTTGGTCAGATAAGCTCTTCAAACGATTTTGGGATGAAACGGTTCAGGCTCTTCCCACTAGCCAGACTCAGTACATCTCTGatctgctctgctcgtcCTCAAGGCGTGAGAAGAAAGCTCTCTCACTCGTAAGAAATATcgccacgctcaagacTTGGAGCGCATGGAGTGTTGACAACCTGCGCATCGCAGCCCCCACACATGAGAGCCAACTCGCATGGAAAGTGTACACAGGTGCTATCCCATTGCAGGACGCGCTGGAGCAAAGCATGAACATCGAGGCTAGCGTCTCCGACCTTGCTCTAGCACCGCTCTACAAGCTGAAAACCGCCGAAATAGACACCGACTTGCAGATTTCGAGACCAAAGAGTATCGTCATTCTCACAGACAACAAAGTCGGTCTGATCGCAAAGCTCGACACGCAAGAAGCACTTGACCAGGCTTTCGACCAACTAGAATCAATGTCCATGTGGGAAATTCTGGCAGCGCTGTATACTTACGGAGCCCAAATCGATTTCGAACAGCTCCTAGCTATCGCAGGTCAGCAAGTCTCACCTCTATCCGATTTGCCGCTCCATTCGTTTGCAAAGGACCGCTACTGGGTGTCCTACCAGGCCAAGGTGGCACAGGCTGCATTACAGAAGCAGCAAATCCAGACGAATGGTGCTTCCGCCGAGACGTtggtcgcagcagcagcaagtgcCCACGGTCAAGCTAGCCCATCTACGGAAACCGCAAAAAAGCGCTATCAAGTCGAGGCTTGTCAGATACACTCTGTGCGCGAACAAGGTATTTCAGCTTATGTCTTGCCTGTCCGTGAAGTCAAGGACGAGATACTGGGTCACAAGGTCGCAGGAGTTGGGATGTGCCCGGCTTCTGTCTACCACGAGATGATGCTGGCATCCGCCGAGAAGCACCTGAATGCCTGTAGCGAAACAGCACACTCCAATCCGAACATCTTGGAGCTGGCCGACGTCCATTATTCGGCGCCTCTCCGGTACGACGAAGCGAATCCAGGCTCGATCATCTGCCAGCTGAAACGAATCACTGAGCTCGAAAACGATCGAGGGATGGTATACTCAGtgacgatcttgtcctCTTGTTTATCGTGCAGCGGCAAGAATCAAGTTACCAGCCACGCGTCGGCGTCTCTTGCTGTGAAACCGATGGGCGCCGACTCGACAATCGATGTCGCGAGAATCGTAACACCATCTCCACCGGTGCTTTCCACTGCACAGAAGGATCTATACGCTACATTTGCTGACAGAGTGGTAGATTATTCCGACTTGTACCAGACAATTGCAAGTCTTCGGACGACAAAGGATGCTACGAATGGCGAAGCAACTCTCACCGATCAGGCGAAAGAGCGGATCCACAAGCAGATGTGGTCTGGAGAGTATGTTCTCAGTCCGATCCTGCAAGACACGCTTCTCCACGCATGCGGCTACATGGCGCACACATCACCGCAGTATCAGAGCAATGTCGTCTTTATCGCTCAAAGTGTTGGAAAGGTGCGATATCTTGACATGGCCAGCAAGCATGACTCGGTCCAGCAGATCGCAGTAGAGCTACAGTGGGATGCTAGGACGTCATCGTTTTTGGCGAGTGCTCAGGCTCTTTCGCTGAACGGCAGAGTCATCGTCTCGGTCGATAAGATCCGTTTCAAGAAGCTCTCCAAGCGGTCTTTCTTTTCAGTGTTGAACGGATCAACCTGCATCAGTGCTGCACATGTCGCTCCCATGCCTGCAGAGGCGGTGTGCCGAAGCGCAGCGGAACGCAACAGTTCAGACACCAACACTTCAGACACGATCGCAAGTCCACATGCGAAGAAGGTATCTGGCCGGCCTACAAACATGCTCCCAAAGATCATCAGCACAATTGCACTCGCGACGGGCATCAACGAGAATAGCATAGATCCCAAAAGCACtctcgaagagctcggtGTAGATTCGCTGCTCTTCATCGAACTCATCTCGTACCTCAACAAGAGCGTTGGTAAGCAGTTTGCCGCAAGATTCGAAGAGATCGGAATCGACTCCGGATTGACCATTGCAGATCTCGCCCAACTCGCCAGCTCAGACGATGGCCTTGGAGCAAAGGATCGAGACACTGACGTTGTGCAAAGCGCATCACCGACACCGCTGGTCGAGGCATTTGACAGCAGCTCAGCGGCAGCTATGGAGTATCCTGGCATTCCTCAGAAGGAAGTTGTTACTCAAAATAGCAAAGCTGCAGAAGTTCAAGCTGCCGAAGTTTTGGCCAGGATCCTTGGCACGTCAACAGCTGGGCTGGCCGATCAGCACGGCGCAACCCTCGAAGAACTAGGATTGGACTCTCTTGGCATTCTTGAGCTCGTACAGGCCCTTCGTACAGAATTTGGGACAGcacagctcgacgttgacTTAATTTCGAACGACGTCACTTTCCAGGAGTACTTGAGCGCTGTTTGCCCGCCAAAGCCAGAgaaagcagctcaagaGTCGATAAGAGACGCTGATATTTCAGTGAAGGCCACTGCGCACGCTCAGACCAGCACGCTGCGCCCTGTAGTCGAAGGCGGGAAGAAGGCGATCACACTCGACCAGAACCACAAGCCTACTgtgccgatctcgaccgCAGCAGACAGCTGGCacagcatctcgagcaccgACGCACAGTTCCTGCGCAAAGCGCTTCGCATGGAGCAGAATCCGGTACGTATCCGTGTTGGCAACAGTTCAGGAGCAGCACCGCTGTTCCTCTGCGCCGATGGCTCCGGGATCGCAACTACAACATGCTCACTTCCTGCGGATCAGACTCGGGACATCTGGATCCTGCACCATGAGCGCATGTGGGATCCGTCGGCTGGCTCCTTGGACATTGTCGAGCATGCCTCAATGCTGGCGGATAGGATTGATTCGGTCTATCGAGACGGTGGCTTGATCATGGGCGGTTGGTCGTTCGGAGGTGTACTGGCATGGGAAGTTGGCTACCAGCTCAAGGACCGATCCGGCTCGGAGCGTGTTCTAGGCACCGTGGCCATCGATTCGCCATGTCCTTTGGATCACACACCCCTGGACGCTACGATCATTGCTTCGCTCATGCCTCAGACGCGCTCCACGCCAAATGGAGTCGACGATCGCAGTCACTCGGACAAGGTCGATCGTCTTTCTGGGCTGACGCGCCAGCTCATCAAAGCGTCCTTCCTTCGTTCTGGTGCTGCCATGGTCGGCTATGCCAAGCGCGCTAAGCTTGACGCGAATACGGCGCTCGGATCCGTCCTAGAGTCGAACAAATCGACCAACGGTACTGCCACCTTGGACTTGTGCCTGCTTCGAAGTCGAGAATCCTACTGGACTTGCAACCTCAGCGAGAGCGACTTTGAAAGACACGGCTGGCTTCTCAAACGCAACTGCTATggtggcgagcagcagaacTATGCTACGTTGGGATGGGATCACATCGGACAATTGACCATGTGCTGCGAGATTGCAGGCAACCACTTTACGCCTTTTGCAAAGCGCAATGTAGCCAGTCTTTCGACCGAGCTGGAGAAGGTGTGTTCTTTCTTGGCCGGGCCATAG
- a CDS encoding uncharacterized protein (related to O-methyltransferase B) has translation MASCLNSNPDGAPVLTTASKVVGESFAERAKSLRQLLALIQQSGSALLENYQQLEARQEHSSSSSRGSVESHDIYENTQTLLGAAGMLGEVTQDPGLRCLQMCGSFFEARAFHIAIKHRIPDLIARSPKGRLSAEALGKITGVEPRKLARVLRLLAANHMLAEVDVDTYANNRISACLVDNPGLNAYIHHYGEEPYNAAGALFHQLGTPKGDSYDILDAAFSDVYGRKPRWEWLEEHDEKTGKPREQLERFGLAMLGVGDVEVPGILADYDWAGLGQNALVVDVGGGVGQMSMSLARAFPNLSFVVQDRPPVVEQGIKVWTQQAPELVSRCRLEPHDFFQPQPVHNAKIYLLRHVLHDWADQESIEILKNLKPALGQGSRILLAEQLMVCATGDSRLRSAPTPLPANYGYPARFSHQRDLNMMGLINGIERTPCEFDALAKKAGLRVIRFISCRSQIGLVEIGLA, from the coding sequence ATGGCTTCTTGCCTCAACAGCAATCCAGATGGTGCGCCTGTCTTGACCACCGCTTCGAAAGTGGTCGGCGAAAGCTTTGCAGAGAGAGCTAAGAGCTTGCGtcagcttcttgctcttaTCCAACAGAGTGGCTCTGCTCTCCTCGAGAATTACCAGCAGCTTGAAGCACGGCAAGAACActcctcgtccagctcTCGTGGATCTGTAGAGTCGCATGACATCTACGAAAACACCCAGACGCTCTTGGGCGCCGCGGGCATGTTGGGCGAAGTGACGCAGGATCCTGGCCTCCGTTGTTTGCAGATGTGCGGCTCCTTCTttgaagctcgagcatTCCATATTGCCATCAAGCATCGCATCCCGGATCTAATTGCACGATCTCCCAAGGGACGTCTTTCTGCCGAGGCTCTTGGCAAAATCACCGGTGTCGAGCCACGTAAGCTTGCTCGAGTCTTGCGtctgctcgctgccaacCACATGCTAGCAGAGGTCGACGTGGACACGTACGCCAACAACCGTATCTCTGCTTGCCTCGTTGACAACCCTGGCCTTAACGCTTACATCCATCACTACGGTGAGGAGCCATACAACGCAGCCGGTGCTCTTTTCCACCAATTGGGCACTCCGAAAGGAGACTCGTACGATATTCTCGATGCGGCGTTCTCCGATGTGTATGGACGCAAGCCTCGATGGGAATGGCTCGAGGAGCACGATGAGAAGACTGGCAAGCCTagagagcagctcgaacgCTTTGGCCTGGCTATGCTGGGAGTAGGCGATGTTGAAGTACCTGGTATCTTGGCCGACTACGACTGGGCGGGGCTGGGCCAGAACGCTTTAGTCGTCGATGTCGGTGGAGGAGTCGGTCAGATGAGCATGAGTCTAGCGCGAGCTTTCCCTAATCTCAGCTTTGTCGTTCAGGATCGTCCGCcggtcgtcgagcaaggaATCAAAGTGTGGACCCAGCAGGCACCCGAGCTTGTATCTCGATGCCGTCTCGAGCCGCACGACTTTTTCCAACCGCAGCCGGTCCACAATGCGAAAATCTACCTGCTGCGTCATGTGCTGCATGACTGGGCCGATCAAGAGAGCATAGAGATCTTGAAGAACCTCAAGCCTGCACTCGGCCAAGGTTCGCGCATCTTGTTGGCAGAACAGCTCATGGTCTGCGCTACAGGAGACTCGCGCCTCCGCTCCGCTCCTACGCCGCTTCCTGCAAATTATGGCTATCCTGCCCGCTTCAGTCATCAGCGTGACCTGAACATGATGGGTCTCATCAACGGCATCGAGAGGACCCCATGCGAGTTTGATGCTCTGGCAAAAAAGGCTGGTCTTAGAGTCATTCGCTTCATCAGCTGCAGAAGTCAGATCGGCCTGGTTGAGATCGGTTTGGCATAA